The Manis javanica isolate MJ-LG chromosome 13, MJ_LKY, whole genome shotgun sequence region GCCAGCCCGATTGCTCCAGTGAGTCAGAGCTGAGAACGCCGTGCGCTGCAAAACTCAAGTCCACTGCCCGCCCGAGCGCCCGATCTGTCAAGGGCAGATTCGGCTCGGGGCAGGCGGTAGCCTCGCCTCCAACTGCGGCTGTTCGTTTGAATTCGGGCGCCACTCCCGCGCCACGTAGAGCCAGACACGGAAGAGCTGAATCGCCAGGCGCCAGCGGGCGCGCACCGGGGGCTGGACAGGCGGGCGGCGCGCACGCCCCGCCCCGCAACGAGCCCCTGAAAGAAAGGAGCCGCCGCGCGCGCTCCCGCGCTCTTTCCCGGACGCCCCCAAGCGGCCACGCCCCCGTTCCCGCCGCTTCCAATAGGAGCGAGAGGGAGGGCGGCCGCGCTCGGACTCGAGAGAGGCTATATAGGGAACTGGCAGCAGCAGCGCTCGGTCTTTCACGTCCGGTTTTGGTAGGCACCGCTGTTGGTACAGGTAAGTTGGCGTCACCGGCGAATGTTCTAGCAGCAGGGGCCTCTGCGGCTGAGGTTGGGCCAAAGTACTGTGAGAAGAGTGTAGATATTTGAGCCTAGAGTGTTGTGTGCTGAAAACTTGCACGTGGGAAACACGCAGCCGGCCCGCCGCGTGCCGCGAGTAGTGGTGGTGGCGGCCTTCGAGCGCAGGCGTGGAGAAGTCAGCGCGCGGCCTAGTTGCTGACCCGACAGCCGCCTGGCTGAGCCTGAGAGGCAGCGGGAAAACATCTTCCCAGGATTTGGCGCGGGAAGTTAGTTTTAGGTTAAGAGTAAGAGGCCTTTATTAGT contains the following coding sequences:
- the LOC140845375 gene encoding uncharacterized protein; this translates as MSDGFIPTCSAAGRLSREVVFSLRTTPAVLRRKNAGLSRTSFTRALPSTNLSFRACFGHSFRSVCCGHWASTPARHQPTCQPDCSSESELRTPCAAKLKSTARPSARSVKGRFGSGQAVASPPTAAVRLNSGATPAPRRARHGRAESPGASGRAPGAGQAGGAHAPPRNEPLKERSRRARSRALSRTPPSGHAPVPAASNRSEREGGRARTRERLYRELAAAALGLSRPVLVGTAVGTGTWL